The following coding sequences are from one uncultured Desulfobacter sp. window:
- a CDS encoding TraK family protein, protein MKPSCKSQYLAIHHEAKALFSKGYSKKTIYDHFIEKDKIHMSYVAWAKIMENHDQRFPFGQKKAPKEKIIRQGQGKLRGKFSHSNDPYPPETDFVEEEKENEKPFTLIKKGE, encoded by the coding sequence ATGAAACCTTCATGTAAAAGTCAATATCTGGCCATTCATCACGAAGCAAAAGCTTTGTTTTCAAAGGGTTACTCAAAAAAGACCATTTACGATCATTTTATCGAAAAAGATAAAATTCATATGTCGTATGTGGCCTGGGCAAAAATTATGGAAAACCACGATCAGAGGTTTCCCTTCGGTCAAAAAAAAGCCCCAAAAGAAAAAATCATCCGTCAAGGTCAAGGCAAATTAAGGGGTAAATTTAGCCATTCAAACGATCCTTACCCGCCAGAAACAGACTTTGTTGAGGAAGAAAAAGAAAATGAAAAACCGTTTACCCTAATTAAAAAGGGAGAATAA
- a CDS encoding beta-ketoacyl-ACP synthase III: MKKSIIKGSGFFVPPHIVTNHDLTEFMDTSDEWIRQRTGIQQRHWITEEDACGASDLGTHAARMALDKAGWTPEDLDFIIFATLSPDIMFPGGGCLLARNLGLDATPALDIRQQCTGFLYGFATADAYVKSGLASKILLVGAEVHSSGLDKTTRGRDVTVIFGDGAAAICIEAEDTDENVGLIASALHADGHFAEALKTELPASNLFKRLPDGVSLDDPRYFPFMDGPVIFKKAVRMLPKVTQEVLKKAGMELSDIDLVIPHQANKRINQAFGQFLKLPEDKVFHNIEKYGNTTAASIPLALHEAIETGRVGKSGDVVLFAGLGAGLTWGASIYKFP, from the coding sequence ATGAAAAAATCAATTATCAAGGGCTCAGGCTTCTTTGTACCGCCCCATATTGTCACCAATCACGATCTTACCGAATTTATGGACACATCCGACGAATGGATTCGGCAGCGCACAGGGATTCAACAACGGCATTGGATCACCGAGGAAGATGCCTGCGGCGCATCGGACTTGGGCACCCACGCCGCCCGTATGGCACTGGACAAAGCAGGTTGGACGCCCGAAGATCTGGATTTTATCATTTTTGCCACCCTGAGTCCGGATATTATGTTCCCCGGCGGCGGATGCCTTCTGGCCAGAAATCTCGGGCTTGATGCCACACCCGCCCTGGATATCCGCCAGCAATGCACCGGATTTTTGTACGGTTTTGCCACGGCAGATGCCTACGTCAAGTCCGGGCTTGCCTCAAAAATCCTTTTGGTCGGTGCTGAAGTGCACTCCTCAGGACTTGACAAAACCACCCGGGGGCGTGATGTAACGGTCATTTTTGGCGACGGTGCCGCCGCCATCTGCATTGAAGCGGAAGACACCGATGAAAACGTCGGCCTGATTGCCTCGGCATTGCATGCAGACGGCCATTTTGCAGAGGCCTTGAAAACCGAATTGCCGGCCTCCAATCTTTTTAAGCGTCTGCCCGATGGCGTATCCCTTGATGATCCCAGGTATTTTCCGTTCATGGACGGTCCTGTCATATTTAAAAAAGCGGTACGCATGCTGCCCAAGGTCACCCAAGAGGTATTAAAAAAAGCAGGCATGGAATTGTCTGACATTGATCTTGTGATACCCCATCAGGCCAACAAGCGTATTAACCAGGCCTTTGGCCAGTTTCTCAAACTGCCCGAAGACAAAGTGTTCCACAACATTGAAAAATACGGCAACACTACGGCCGCAAGTATCCCTTTGGCCCTCCACGAAGCCATTGAAACCGGCCGGGTTGGTAAATCCGGAGATGTTGTTCTGTTTGCCGGGCTTGGTGCCGGTCTTACCTGGGGTGCCTCTATTTATAAATTTCCCTGA
- a CDS encoding response regulator encodes MANPARLLIVDDNEDILSTFYEFFNSLGYEVKTAVDGFAALKILRDKPDYFQCLITDLVMPNISGVGLISIVKKEYPDLKTIAMTGYGDHPGALASEAQADIVIFKPVDLFKIERKVAELIGCKED; translated from the coding sequence ATGGCGAATCCGGCTCGACTTCTGATCGTGGACGATAATGAAGATATTTTGTCCACTTTTTATGAATTTTTTAACTCCCTTGGATACGAGGTTAAAACTGCGGTGGATGGATTTGCCGCGTTAAAAATCCTGCGGGATAAACCCGATTATTTCCAATGCCTGATCACAGACCTTGTCATGCCCAACATCAGTGGGGTCGGCTTGATTTCCATCGTCAAAAAAGAATATCCCGATCTTAAAACCATTGCCATGACCGGGTATGGGGACCACCCCGGGGCCCTTGCGTCCGAAGCCCAAGCCGATATTGTTATTTTCAAGCCCGTTGACCTGTTTAAAATTGAACGTAAAGTTGCCGAACTGATAGGTTGCAAAGAAGATTAA
- a CDS encoding MalY/PatB family protein, translated as MKNAWDFDRVIDRSNTGSAKWEPSVLEQKFGKGRGELLPLWVADMDFTCPDVIFDAMEQRLSHRIFGYSLNDSRHNDALIEWFGRRHGWHIQEKSIIITPGIVPAVNYIIQCFTKPGDEVLIQPPVYYPFAQAIINNGRHVIENPLMLNNYRYDMDFKDLEEKTRGPRVKLAVLCSPHNPVGRVWHRDELERFGTICQKNNVLVFADEIHCDLVMPGFKHTSYHSISPELTRGSIAGIAASKTFNLAGLAHSCLVIPNEIHRHEMGNFFNCLGLNSTGTANLFGAIATRAAYEGAEPWLVDLIRYIYDNYLYLKKRIETELPGVGVFDLEATYLPWIDFNPLGLSQEKIIETVEEKAGLALDHGNWFGHNGTGFERINIACPRKLLSKATDALISAFIPFCKK; from the coding sequence ATGAAAAATGCCTGGGATTTTGATCGGGTCATTGACAGAAGCAACACAGGTTCCGCAAAATGGGAACCATCTGTTCTGGAACAAAAATTCGGTAAAGGACGGGGAGAGCTCCTGCCGTTATGGGTGGCGGATATGGATTTTACCTGTCCGGATGTGATTTTCGATGCCATGGAACAACGCCTGTCCCACAGGATTTTTGGGTACAGCTTAAATGACAGCAGGCACAATGACGCACTGATCGAGTGGTTTGGCCGGCGGCACGGATGGCATATACAGGAGAAGTCTATTATCATTACACCGGGCATCGTACCTGCGGTAAACTATATTATCCAGTGTTTTACCAAACCCGGCGACGAGGTATTGATCCAACCGCCGGTCTATTATCCTTTTGCCCAGGCGATCATTAACAATGGGCGTCATGTAATTGAAAATCCCCTAATGCTGAACAATTACCGGTATGATATGGATTTCAAAGACCTGGAAGAAAAGACCCGGGGTCCAAGGGTTAAACTTGCTGTTTTGTGTTCACCACACAATCCCGTCGGCCGGGTCTGGCACCGGGACGAGCTTGAACGGTTCGGGACCATCTGCCAAAAAAACAATGTCCTGGTGTTTGCCGATGAAATTCATTGTGACCTGGTCATGCCCGGATTCAAGCACACCAGTTATCACTCCATCTCTCCTGAATTGACCCGGGGCTCCATTGCCGGTATTGCCGCATCAAAGACCTTTAATCTGGCGGGCCTGGCACATTCATGCCTGGTCATTCCCAACGAAATCCATCGCCATGAAATGGGGAATTTCTTTAATTGCCTGGGCCTTAATTCAACAGGTACTGCCAATTTATTTGGTGCCATTGCAACCCGGGCGGCCTATGAAGGCGCAGAACCTTGGCTGGTTGATCTGATCAGGTATATTTATGATAATTATCTATATTTGAAAAAAAGAATCGAAACAGAACTGCCGGGTGTGGGGGTGTTTGACCTTGAAGCCACCTATTTGCCGTGGATTGATTTTAATCCGTTGGGGCTTTCTCAGGAAAAAATCATTGAGACCGTAGAAGAAAAGGCGGGACTTGCCCTTGATCACGGCAATTGGTTCGGGCATAACGGGACAGGATTTGAACGGATAAATATTGCCTGCCCAAGAAAATTATTGTCCAAGGCAACAGATGCTCTGATCAGCGCATTCATCCCTTTTTGCAAAAAATAA
- a CDS encoding glucose-6-phosphate isomerase: protein MSPAGLLYPDDSSIKNLHAKLTQAARKFNSPDHHLSRLLDLPGRFSDFSLGIDGFFMDFSRQRLDENALSLLREAQVLSDAHKKFSDMTQGEIVNSTENRAALHTAARGTGPSPLLFKQMDVKNQMQQVNEKIEQFCLSIQEGKIRSASGKPFTQAVVIGIGGSYLGCEFVYQALACADKKMDLLFLPNVDIDNFARVIESVDPETTLWIVISKSYTTTETMANLNQVATWLKAVDIAPEDHMVTITAKGSPGDDSGTPVLASFHMYDFIGGRYSVSSAVGGLPLSLALGYDVFERFLEGCRIMDAHVLESPAEKNIALTAALISIWNTVYMAYPAQAIIPYASRLARLSPHVQQLYMESLGKSVSPEGSPLIQPAGTIIFGEPGTNAQHSFFQLAHQGKAFPIDFIGVKSPGYTGLQAMSKGVTNHQELWANLLAQAGALALGRSSDDPARNFDGNRPSTIITIDNLEPESVGMLLSFYEARTVLEGFILGVNPFDQFGVELGKVMAGDIRKEMAAKNQDPSYTFVCASNTDNFYLDLLFEK, encoded by the coding sequence ATGAGCCCGGCTGGTTTGCTGTATCCGGATGATTCTTCAATTAAAAACCTTCATGCAAAACTAACACAGGCGGCCCGGAAATTTAATTCTCCGGACCATCATTTGAGCCGGCTTTTAGACCTGCCCGGACGATTTTCTGATTTCAGCCTGGGTATTGACGGTTTTTTTATGGATTTTTCACGTCAGCGGCTTGATGAAAATGCGTTGTCTTTGCTGCGTGAAGCCCAGGTTTTATCCGATGCACATAAAAAATTCAGTGACATGACCCAGGGAGAAATCGTAAATTCAACCGAAAACCGCGCAGCCCTTCACACTGCGGCCCGGGGAACGGGGCCGTCACCACTTTTATTCAAACAGATGGACGTTAAAAATCAGATGCAGCAGGTCAATGAAAAGATAGAACAATTCTGCCTATCAATTCAGGAAGGAAAAATCCGTTCGGCAAGTGGAAAACCGTTTACCCAGGCGGTTGTCATTGGGATTGGCGGCTCATATCTTGGCTGTGAATTTGTTTACCAGGCTTTGGCCTGCGCTGACAAAAAAATGGACCTTTTATTTCTGCCCAACGTGGATATTGACAATTTCGCCCGGGTCATTGAATCCGTTGACCCGGAGACCACCCTCTGGATCGTGATTTCCAAATCCTACACCACCACCGAAACCATGGCCAATCTCAACCAGGTCGCTACATGGCTCAAAGCTGTTGACATTGCCCCCGAAGATCACATGGTCACCATCACAGCCAAGGGAAGCCCTGGGGATGATTCCGGAACCCCTGTGCTGGCTTCTTTCCATATGTATGATTTCATCGGCGGCAGGTATTCGGTATCCTCGGCTGTGGGTGGGCTGCCTTTAAGTCTTGCGCTTGGATATGATGTCTTTGAACGTTTTCTGGAGGGCTGCAGAATAATGGACGCCCATGTACTGGAAAGTCCGGCTGAAAAGAACATTGCGTTGACCGCTGCCCTGATCTCCATTTGGAACACCGTGTACATGGCATATCCGGCCCAGGCCATTATTCCCTATGCATCAAGGTTGGCCCGGCTCAGCCCACATGTTCAGCAGCTGTATATGGAGAGCCTTGGCAAATCAGTTTCCCCGGAAGGGTCCCCCTTAATCCAACCGGCCGGCACCATCATCTTTGGTGAGCCCGGAACCAATGCCCAGCACTCATTTTTCCAGCTGGCCCACCAGGGAAAGGCCTTCCCCATTGATTTCATCGGTGTCAAATCACCGGGATATACCGGACTTCAGGCAATGTCCAAAGGGGTGACCAACCACCAGGAACTGTGGGCCAATCTTTTGGCCCAGGCAGGGGCCCTTGCTTTAGGGCGCAGTTCCGATGATCCGGCCAGAAATTTTGACGGGAACCGTCCCTCAACAATCATAACCATTGATAATCTGGAACCCGAAAGTGTGGGGATGCTGCTCTCTTTTTACGAGGCCAGAACCGTTTTGGAAGGGTTTATTCTCGGAGTGAACCCCTTCGATCAGTTTGGTGTGGAGTTAGGCAAGGTCATGGCCGGAGATATCCGAAAAGAAATGGCCGCAAAAAACCAGGATCCGTCATATACATTTGTATGCGCATCAAATACCGATAATTTTTACCTGGATCTACTATTTGAAAAATAA
- a CDS encoding sigma-54 dependent transcriptional regulator produces MTSPTPLIGVSSPMLKIKELINHVAQTCLNILITGETGVGKGVVARSLHAESNRAQNNFVQINCAALPETLLESELYGYEKGAFTGAHKKRYGKFLTADKGVLFLDEIGDMPLSLQSKMLHVLQSGEFSPLGSDQDYKTDVWVIAATNQSLEENIKNKTFREDLFYRLNIIKIDIPPLRERPEDIPALIEYYFKRYLPEHPNTKAQRPDSRTMERLCSYHWPGNVRQLQNCIKKQMVLSSWDKIFEELPNDAYSTETSSSEINLPGHSTGTAFRSSEHQLENDPGNRRLSIISEFVDLSTSSEKLFEDISLKKIKKLASDKVEKEVIIFVLEKVGWNRSKAAKILKVSYKTLLYKMSEFDVNPPMS; encoded by the coding sequence ATGACTTCACCAACTCCGCTGATAGGCGTTTCCAGCCCTATGCTGAAAATCAAGGAACTGATCAACCATGTGGCCCAAACCTGTCTAAATATCTTGATCACAGGAGAAACGGGTGTCGGCAAGGGCGTGGTTGCCAGAAGCCTGCATGCTGAATCGAATCGGGCGCAAAATAATTTTGTACAAATTAACTGTGCTGCGCTGCCTGAAACCCTTCTGGAGTCGGAACTTTACGGATATGAAAAAGGCGCGTTCACCGGCGCACACAAAAAACGCTATGGAAAGTTTTTAACTGCAGACAAGGGCGTTCTTTTTCTTGACGAAATCGGGGATATGCCCCTCTCCCTTCAATCTAAAATGCTCCACGTACTCCAAAGCGGGGAATTCTCTCCTTTGGGCTCGGACCAGGATTACAAAACGGATGTCTGGGTCATTGCCGCAACAAACCAGAGCCTTGAAGAAAATATAAAAAATAAAACCTTCCGAGAAGACCTTTTTTACCGGCTGAATATCATCAAAATAGATATCCCGCCCCTTCGTGAGCGCCCCGAGGACATCCCGGCCTTGATTGAGTATTATTTCAAACGATACTTGCCGGAACACCCCAACACCAAGGCGCAGCGGCCTGACAGTCGGACCATGGAACGGCTTTGCAGTTATCACTGGCCCGGCAATGTCCGCCAGCTGCAAAATTGTATCAAAAAACAGATGGTGCTCAGTTCCTGGGATAAAATTTTTGAAGAGTTGCCCAACGACGCCTACAGCACCGAAACATCGTCTTCGGAGATTAACTTACCTGGTCATTCAACTGGCACGGCCTTTCGTTCCTCCGAGCATCAACTTGAAAACGATCCTGGAAACCGGCGGTTGAGTATTATTTCAGAATTTGTAGATCTATCCACAAGCTCTGAAAAATTGTTTGAAGATATCTCTTTGAAGAAAATAAAGAAATTGGCTTCGGACAAGGTGGAAAAAGAGGTTATTATTTTTGTGCTGGAAAAGGTAGGCTGGAACCGGTCCAAAGCCGCGAAAATTTTGAAGGTTTCCTACAAAACCCTGTTGTATAAAATGAGCGAATTCGATGTGAATCCGCCCATGAGTTAA
- the glmM gene encoding phosphoglucosamine mutase: MGQLFGTDGIRGMANTYPMTCDLAMKTGQAVGILMQKSSNNCVVIGRDTRISGQMLEAALAAGIASVGVDVMIAGVIPTPAVAYLSGAVESCGAGIMISASHNPYHDNGIKIFQKGGIKLSDDQEADLESMILGPAIDLPSNIGTIGYADDAQDKYAQFLVKKFNFQSNAGKLKLVIDAANGAASFCAPKIFKADIFDVTFIHNQPNGININEACGSQHTQDLSGHVKKIDADLGLAFDGDADRLIAVDETGRQITGDTLLAILAGFSKQTGKLGNNIVVSTVMSNVGFGNALAHLGIKHEITGVGDRQVLARMKETGALMGGEDSGHMIFLDEQTTGDGLLSALKLIEVMLETQKPLSELAEIMTVYPQILINVEVDASRPDFMEVPMVADAINAVESELGSQGRVLVRYSGTQPLLRVMVEGPEENMTRQCCEKICEAIRIHLK; the protein is encoded by the coding sequence ATGGGACAGTTATTTGGAACAGACGGTATACGGGGCATGGCAAACACCTATCCCATGACATGCGATTTGGCAATGAAAACAGGCCAGGCCGTGGGCATTTTGATGCAAAAATCTTCCAACAATTGTGTTGTCATCGGTCGGGATACCAGAATTTCAGGCCAAATGCTTGAAGCTGCTCTTGCTGCAGGCATCGCGTCGGTGGGGGTTGATGTAATGATCGCCGGTGTTATTCCCACACCGGCAGTGGCGTATCTGAGCGGTGCGGTTGAATCCTGCGGGGCCGGTATTATGATCTCCGCCTCCCATAATCCCTACCACGATAACGGCATCAAAATTTTTCAAAAAGGCGGCATTAAATTATCCGATGATCAGGAAGCTGACCTTGAAAGCATGATCCTCGGCCCGGCCATTGATCTGCCGTCAAATATTGGCACTATCGGCTATGCCGATGATGCCCAGGATAAATACGCACAGTTCCTGGTTAAAAAATTTAATTTTCAAAGCAATGCAGGAAAACTCAAACTGGTTATTGATGCAGCAAATGGTGCGGCCAGTTTCTGTGCCCCCAAGATATTTAAGGCCGATATTTTTGATGTCACTTTTATTCACAACCAGCCGAACGGCATAAACATAAACGAAGCATGCGGCTCCCAGCACACCCAAGACCTAAGCGGTCATGTCAAAAAAATAGATGCGGATCTTGGCCTTGCCTTTGACGGCGACGCCGACCGTTTGATTGCCGTAGATGAGACAGGCAGGCAGATCACCGGAGATACTTTACTGGCTATTCTGGCCGGATTTTCCAAACAGACCGGAAAACTCGGCAATAATATCGTTGTCAGTACGGTGATGAGCAATGTGGGCTTTGGCAATGCATTGGCCCATTTGGGCATCAAACATGAAATAACAGGGGTCGGGGACAGACAAGTATTGGCGCGTATGAAAGAGACAGGCGCCCTGATGGGCGGGGAAGATTCGGGCCACATGATTTTTCTGGACGAACAGACCACAGGTGATGGATTGTTATCGGCATTAAAGCTCATCGAAGTGATGCTTGAAACCCAAAAGCCGTTATCCGAACTTGCTGAAATTATGACCGTTTATCCCCAGATTCTGATCAATGTTGAAGTGGACGCATCCAGGCCCGATTTTATGGAAGTCCCCATGGTTGCAGATGCCATTAACGCCGTGGAATCAGAATTGGGCAGTCAGGGCAGGGTACTTGTGCGGTATTCCGGGACACAACCATTGCTCAGGGTTATGGTTGAAGGGCCTGAAGAAAATATGACCCGTCAATGCTGCGAAAAAATCTGCGAAGCTATCCGAATTCATTTAAAATAA
- a CDS encoding Bax inhibitor-1/YccA family protein — translation MNTNLSYQQTWVMTQVNAFIRSTYNWMAMGLAATGLTSYFVSESPAVMQAVYGNPIMPWVLFIGLIVMCGFLSARIQKMQATTATGLYMGLTVLYGICLAPIFMIYTQASIASTFFICAATFGAASVYGMITKKDLTGMGQFLMMGLFGIIIAMVVNIFIQSSAMQTIISMVAVVLFTGLTAYDTQKLKSMAVTLPMDATGAMVRKGAILGALSLYLDFMGLFVHLLSLLGVARD, via the coding sequence ATGAACACAAATCTTTCCTATCAGCAAACCTGGGTCATGACCCAGGTCAATGCGTTTATCAGAAGCACATACAACTGGATGGCCATGGGGCTTGCAGCCACAGGCTTGACGTCATATTTTGTATCTGAAAGCCCGGCCGTGATGCAGGCCGTATACGGCAATCCCATCATGCCATGGGTATTATTCATCGGTCTAATTGTGATGTGCGGATTTCTCAGCGCACGGATTCAAAAAATGCAGGCAACTACGGCAACAGGTCTTTATATGGGACTTACCGTGCTTTACGGAATCTGTCTTGCCCCGATTTTTATGATTTATACCCAGGCATCCATTGCCTCAACCTTTTTTATCTGCGCTGCGACTTTTGGTGCCGCAAGCGTTTACGGCATGATAACCAAGAAAGATCTCACCGGAATGGGACAGTTTTTGATGATGGGACTCTTTGGTATTATTATTGCCATGGTTGTAAACATCTTTATCCAGAGCTCAGCCATGCAGACCATCATCTCCATGGTTGCGGTTGTACTGTTCACAGGTCTTACGGCCTATGATACCCAGAAACTCAAATCCATGGCGGTTACGCTTCCCATGGATGCAACCGGTGCCATGGTCCGCAAAGGCGCCATTCTTGGCGCATTAAGCCTTTACCTTGATTTTATGGGGCTTTTCGTTCATCTGCTTAGCCTGCTTGGTGTAGCAAGAGATTAA
- a CDS encoding transcriptional regulator: MNYSLISHGYANDLDLWFPKITIDGGKMPAGVQNTFRAMIRCAVGKNHTFVNIGTLASRTNVCYRTIERHIKTLKEAKLITAVKEEINGWTETVYYFLAHPAIGKFRELRSGKAKLEQSKSVEEPKQSLTEKASEPENSHLELDHACHAADRQNVGNLSDHTFDRLYKNTPPLPHYSESVQDRQEPATWAKIRESIISKDELNLAAKYLPCLVAQIENGSVILSGPNKIALQRIEKHYGQTLKDNFSFFGVKTIIFDVYSEELQRKKDEEQKRQDHLQLQHQKEKQQKILAEKQRQEAELDSLPLKKQFDVVLSQYPRQTGQWQAWMNFKKLVRAGELPKTSKLLQIILKNKMSHDWQRDNGRWIPGLSKFLKERRWLDYGEWT, encoded by the coding sequence ATGAATTACAGTTTGATATCGCATGGTTATGCGAATGATCTGGATCTATGGTTCCCGAAAATAACAATAGATGGGGGCAAAATGCCGGCAGGTGTACAAAATACATTTAGAGCAATGATTAGATGTGCGGTTGGTAAGAACCATACATTTGTGAACATAGGCACATTAGCCAGCCGTACAAATGTATGCTATCGGACCATTGAAAGACATATCAAGACCCTCAAAGAAGCCAAGTTGATCACCGCTGTCAAAGAGGAAATTAACGGCTGGACAGAGACCGTGTATTATTTTCTTGCTCATCCTGCAATCGGTAAATTCAGAGAATTACGGTCCGGCAAAGCAAAACTTGAACAGTCAAAGTCGGTTGAAGAACCCAAACAAAGTCTGACAGAAAAGGCTTCAGAACCAGAAAATAGCCACCTGGAGCTTGATCACGCGTGTCATGCTGCGGATCGACAAAATGTCGGCAATTTGTCGGATCATACCTTTGATAGATTATATAAGAATACTCCCCCCCTACCCCACTATTCAGAATCAGTTCAAGACCGCCAGGAGCCTGCCACCTGGGCAAAAATCAGAGAGAGTATTATTTCGAAAGACGAGCTAAATTTAGCGGCCAAGTATCTTCCCTGCCTGGTGGCTCAAATCGAGAACGGCAGTGTAATCCTGTCAGGGCCAAACAAAATAGCATTACAAAGAATCGAAAAACATTACGGTCAAACTCTCAAAGATAATTTTTCTTTTTTTGGCGTTAAAACCATTATCTTTGATGTCTATTCGGAAGAACTCCAAAGAAAAAAAGATGAAGAACAAAAGCGGCAAGACCATCTACAGCTGCAGCATCAGAAGGAAAAGCAGCAAAAAATTTTGGCTGAAAAACAGCGGCAGGAAGCTGAATTAGATAGCTTACCCCTCAAAAAACAATTCGATGTGGTTTTAAGTCAATACCCCCGACAAACCGGGCAATGGCAAGCCTGGATGAATTTTAAAAAACTTGTTCGGGCCGGAGAACTGCCAAAAACATCAAAACTTTTACAAATCATTTTAAAAAATAAGATGTCCCATGACTGGCAGCGGGATAATGGCCGCTGGATACCGGGACTATCAAAATTTTTGAAAGAAAGAAGATGGTTAGATTATGGAGAATGGACCTAA
- a CDS encoding protein GlmU translates to MNVKKIEALIQKGVNIPNPATVFVGDDIDVERISPDGVTLYSGTKLTGAKTLIMPGSVLGYETPVTVENCLLGPGTKLKGGYFQESVFMGDNVFGSGGHVRTGCILEEQANAAHTVGLKQTILFPFVTLGSLINFCDCLMAGGTSRKDHSEVGSSFIHFNYTPNQDKATASMMGNVYQGVMLNKQPVFLGGQGGLVGPVRIAFGCISAAGSIIRNSEDRCDRLIMGGTMRSASVQWRPGIYTRPDRILTENIYYISGLYALKAWYHFVRSLFTWDGMSQTLVSGLQANIDVCIQERIKRLNAFADKLEQSKNILLQRGKGQGSPSLDVHDTVLGKLTRLSSILDQAENDIKAPGPDGETFIQHIDTKNNDSKKDYVGFIQNLDESISTLGSAWLKNIEDRIVGGFALND, encoded by the coding sequence ATGAATGTAAAGAAGATTGAAGCCCTGATACAAAAAGGGGTAAACATCCCAAATCCAGCCACCGTGTTCGTCGGTGATGATATTGACGTTGAACGTATATCCCCGGATGGTGTAACGCTTTATTCGGGCACCAAACTGACCGGGGCAAAAACCCTTATCATGCCAGGCTCTGTGCTTGGTTACGAAACACCGGTAACGGTTGAGAACTGTCTTCTTGGACCCGGCACAAAACTTAAAGGCGGTTATTTTCAGGAATCCGTTTTCATGGGGGATAATGTCTTTGGTTCCGGTGGGCACGTGCGAACAGGATGTATTCTTGAAGAACAGGCCAACGCAGCCCACACCGTCGGGCTCAAGCAGACCATCCTTTTTCCCTTTGTCACCCTGGGCAGCCTGATCAATTTCTGCGATTGCCTGATGGCCGGAGGCACCAGTCGAAAGGATCATTCCGAGGTGGGATCATCCTTTATCCATTTTAATTACACCCCGAACCAGGACAAAGCAACGGCCTCCATGATGGGCAATGTCTACCAGGGCGTGATGCTCAACAAGCAACCGGTGTTCCTCGGGGGCCAGGGCGGGCTTGTGGGACCCGTCAGAATCGCTTTTGGGTGTATCAGTGCCGCAGGCTCAATTATCCGGAACAGCGAAGATCGATGTGATCGGCTGATCATGGGCGGAACCATGAGAAGCGCTTCCGTTCAGTGGCGTCCGGGTATCTATACCCGGCCTGATAGAATTCTAACCGAAAACATCTACTATATTTCAGGGCTGTATGCCCTAAAGGCCTGGTATCATTTTGTTCGTTCCCTTTTTACCTGGGACGGCATGTCCCAGACCCTTGTGTCAGGCCTGCAGGCAAATATTGATGTGTGTATTCAAGAACGCATAAAGCGGTTGAATGCCTTCGCAGATAAACTTGAACAATCAAAGAATATTTTGCTGCAAAGAGGTAAAGGGCAGGGCAGTCCTTCTCTTGATGTCCACGACACGGTTCTTGGAAAACTAACCCGGTTGTCGTCAATATTAGATCAGGCTGAAAATGATATTAAAGCCCCTGGACCGGATGGTGAAACATTCATTCAGCACATTGACACAAAAAATAATGATAGTAAAAAAGACTACGTTGGATTCATTCAAAATCTTGACGAATCCATTTCGACCTTGGGATCGGCATGGCTTAAAAATATTGAAGATCGGATTGTCGGCGGGTTTGCGTTGAACGACTAA
- a CDS encoding TraK family protein: MENGPKPSCKSQYLAIHEETQTLLKQGYTIKAVYDYFFKKGVIHMSYNSWTKILKNYHKPFPFTQKKDEL; the protein is encoded by the coding sequence ATGGAGAATGGACCTAAGCCCTCATGTAAAAGTCAGTACCTTGCTATCCATGAAGAAACCCAAACACTGCTTAAGCAGGGTTATACAATCAAAGCCGTGTACGATTATTTCTTCAAAAAGGGTGTGATTCATATGTCATATAATTCCTGGACTAAAATATTAAAAAATTACCATAAACCCTTCCCTTTTACACAAAAGAAAGACGAATTATGA